The Camelina sativa cultivar DH55 chromosome 16, Cs, whole genome shotgun sequence sequence AGCTAATTTCTTGCAGCTTGATTGATCCAATTCAGTTGTGGTCGGTCGGTTATCAACGGTTTACTACTAGGTACTAGTAATAGTTTCACTTCATTGAAAACGAAACCAGAAATTTAAGAGAATAGTTGTTCAACGAACAACCGGTCCAAATCAGGACTAACATATCTCTCTAGTGAATATTATAACATTATATAGAAAGATGGCTACAAAGAAATACATCAACTTTCACTGGAATAGAAGAAGCGTTTCTTGACCTGTTGAACCATAGTTAGAGAATTGGCTAGAGTCCTGAAGACAACGACCTGGTAAAGAAGTCGGGGTCAGGATGAGACCGATGTTGAGGTCAGGCAAACGACTTTGTCCAGTACTAATACTATCCTCCGAGCAACTGGTACTTGAAATGGGAAAAAATGTTATACCACATGATTCGGATACCGAAGAAGACTGATCACTGATGATCTTGGTTTCATGTTCCTTATGCGAGGACTTGAGGTAACGCCTGGAAATGTAGCTTGTGTGATGGTGGAGACGATGATTGGTTGGGTCGATTCCCATTTTGATGAGTTTCCTCT is a genomic window containing:
- the LOC104750949 gene encoding myb-related protein 308-like, with the translated sequence MNKIPLRALSSPSGMQYRGKRCRLRGRNYVRPEVKQSNNFSKDEDDLILKLHALLGNRWALIAGRLPGRTDNEVRIHWETYLKRKLIKMGIDPTNHRLHHHTSYISRRYLKSSHKEHETKIISDQSSSVSESCGITFFPISSTSCSEDSISTGQSRLPDLNIGLILTPTSLPGRCLQDSSQFSNYGSTGQETLLLFQ